The following coding sequences lie in one Spirosoma sp. KUDC1026 genomic window:
- a CDS encoding SusC/RagA family TonB-linked outer membrane protein: MAIYLSGLLVALVTTSFGQSPRVMTVRGKVSSGTEALPGVNVLVKGTQQGTTTDANGQFSLTVPSGDAVLAFSYIGYESQEVPVNNRTTISVDLKSDDRSLSEVVVVGYGTQRKVETTGSIASVKAADLLQTPVANVAQGLQARVAGVQITQNSAAPGGNISVRIRGTNSINGTSEPLYVVDGIQYSNGGGVNDVSPLSAINPNDIESVEVLKDASATAIYGSRAANGVVLITTKRGKAGNTRVSYDGYYGVQRVNKTLNVLNAAQFGQLENEIYKNNYYPDPASLGEGTNWQKLIFQDAPIQSHQISIIGGSEKTQLALTGNYFNQQGIIINSGFERYSLRLNLDHRVSKLLKVGTSLLTTYSINDRTPTGSSSIDGPAVYSSILGSALGAAPTLVPYRADGSVYPFGDQRVGAYREVANPIGLAQILNRTTERRTLGNLYAEFSILKGLTYRASLNVSLQNTLSDYYSPRSIINQADLAAGGGSATKGNGNFLGLLHESVLTYSTTIADKHSLKLTGLFATQTGASNSNSITASKFPNDATLNEAVQLATERSVSSSRSKDRLDSYMGRINYGYKDKYFIDLTARADGASKFGANNKYGFFPAISGAWRIIEESFMKKTPVFTDLKLRASYGLTGNAGAIGSYQSLALVSSGANYVFDHIYNTGINPSGIPNPDLRWEKSLQTNIGVDIGLLSNRLNLVIDVYDKKTRDLLFVKNLPLSSGYTTITGNFASLQNRGIEFSANARLLDGPLKWNVSGNATINRNKLLSLDGQTDEFILNNYSILKVGQPLGVFKTYVFDGIYQNGETVLPGSDSRAGGTKVKDLNGDGQISAADQTITGNANPKFIYGFSTDLRYRNFDFSAFFSGVQGNQIFNLIRYTFENPLGQRNVFAGLANRWSATNPSNEYVSGFQGGRLPISDRFMEDGSFLRCKNITLGYTLPKIKAVYNARVYVSANNVFTLTNYSGFDPEVNTYGNSNTLIGIDNLVYPTAKSLIAGLQVTF, encoded by the coding sequence ATGGCAATTTATCTGTCCGGCCTGTTGGTCGCATTGGTCACGACCAGCTTTGGGCAGTCTCCGCGGGTGATGACCGTACGGGGTAAGGTTAGTTCGGGAACGGAAGCACTGCCCGGCGTCAATGTACTGGTAAAGGGAACGCAGCAGGGCACAACGACTGACGCAAACGGACAATTCAGCTTGACCGTACCCAGCGGAGATGCCGTACTGGCTTTCTCCTACATTGGCTACGAGTCGCAGGAGGTGCCGGTGAATAACCGTACGACGATCAGCGTTGACCTCAAGTCTGACGACCGTTCGTTGAGCGAGGTGGTGGTGGTTGGTTATGGCACCCAGCGAAAGGTCGAAACAACGGGATCGATTGCGTCCGTCAAGGCGGCTGATTTACTGCAGACACCAGTCGCCAACGTAGCGCAGGGTTTGCAGGCGCGGGTAGCCGGGGTACAGATCACGCAGAACTCAGCCGCGCCCGGTGGCAACATCAGCGTCCGGATTCGGGGCACCAACTCCATTAACGGTACGTCGGAGCCGCTCTATGTTGTTGACGGGATCCAGTATTCCAACGGCGGGGGTGTTAATGACGTCAGTCCGCTCTCGGCTATCAATCCCAATGACATTGAGTCGGTTGAGGTGCTGAAAGATGCATCGGCGACGGCCATTTATGGGTCGCGGGCGGCCAATGGCGTGGTTTTGATCACAACCAAACGCGGTAAAGCGGGTAATACGCGGGTGTCCTACGATGGATACTACGGCGTTCAGCGGGTGAATAAAACACTGAACGTATTGAACGCGGCCCAGTTTGGACAACTTGAAAACGAAATCTACAAGAACAATTACTACCCGGACCCCGCTTCGCTGGGGGAGGGTACCAACTGGCAAAAGCTCATTTTTCAGGATGCCCCTATCCAGAGTCACCAGATTAGTATCATCGGCGGTTCCGAAAAAACGCAGCTGGCTCTGACGGGAAACTACTTCAACCAGCAGGGCATTATCATCAACTCGGGTTTTGAGCGCTACTCGCTGCGACTCAACCTGGATCACCGGGTGAGCAAGCTCCTGAAAGTGGGCACCAGTCTGCTGACGACGTATTCGATCAACGACCGGACCCCAACGGGCTCAAGCAGCATTGATGGCCCGGCTGTCTATTCCAGTATTCTGGGCTCGGCGCTGGGGGCTGCGCCAACACTGGTGCCGTATCGCGCCGATGGTTCCGTCTATCCCTTTGGGGATCAGCGGGTAGGGGCGTATCGGGAGGTAGCCAACCCAATCGGTCTGGCGCAGATCCTGAACCGCACGACCGAACGGCGCACACTGGGCAACCTGTATGCCGAGTTCAGCATCCTGAAAGGGCTGACGTACCGGGCTTCGCTGAACGTCAGCCTGCAGAATACACTGAGCGACTATTACTCACCCCGTTCCATTATCAACCAGGCGGATCTGGCAGCGGGGGGCGGCAGTGCTACGAAAGGAAACGGTAACTTCCTGGGTCTGCTGCACGAAAGTGTGCTGACGTACTCCACGACGATTGCCGACAAACACTCGCTGAAACTCACGGGCCTGTTTGCGACGCAGACCGGTGCCAGTAACTCGAACAGCATTACGGCCAGTAAATTTCCGAACGACGCGACCCTGAACGAAGCGGTTCAATTGGCTACTGAACGGAGCGTTTCGAGTAGCCGAAGCAAGGATCGGCTGGATTCGTACATGGGTCGGATCAACTACGGCTACAAAGACAAGTATTTCATTGACCTGACGGCGCGGGCCGATGGAGCCAGCAAATTTGGGGCAAACAACAAGTACGGTTTCTTTCCCGCTATCTCGGGGGCCTGGCGGATTATTGAAGAGTCGTTCATGAAGAAAACGCCCGTCTTCACGGACCTGAAGCTGCGGGCCAGCTACGGTCTGACGGGGAATGCGGGTGCCATTGGCTCGTATCAATCGCTGGCACTGGTATCGTCGGGGGCCAACTACGTATTCGACCACATCTATAATACGGGCATCAATCCGTCGGGGATTCCAAATCCTGATCTGCGCTGGGAGAAGTCGCTGCAAACGAACATCGGCGTGGACATCGGCCTGCTTAGCAACCGGCTGAACCTGGTTATTGACGTATATGACAAGAAAACCCGCGACCTGCTGTTTGTCAAAAACCTGCCGCTCTCGTCGGGCTACACGACCATTACGGGGAATTTTGCCTCGCTGCAAAACCGGGGTATTGAGTTTTCGGCTAACGCCCGGCTGCTCGATGGGCCGCTCAAATGGAACGTATCGGGGAACGCAACCATCAACCGGAACAAGCTGCTAAGTCTGGACGGGCAAACCGACGAGTTCATCCTGAATAACTACAGCATCCTGAAAGTCGGTCAGCCGCTGGGGGTTTTCAAAACGTACGTTTTTGACGGCATCTACCAGAATGGCGAAACTGTGCTACCCGGCTCCGATAGTCGCGCGGGGGGCACCAAAGTGAAAGATCTGAACGGCGACGGTCAGATTTCGGCCGCCGACCAGACTATTACGGGGAACGCGAATCCGAAATTTATTTACGGTTTCTCGACCGACCTGCGGTACAGGAATTTCGATTTCAGTGCGTTCTTCTCGGGCGTGCAGGGTAATCAGATCTTCAACCTGATTCGCTACACCTTCGAAAACCCGCTCGGACAACGTAACGTGTTTGCGGGGCTGGCGAATCGCTGGTCGGCTACCAACCCGAGCAACGAGTACGTCAGCGGATTCCAGGGCGGACGCCTGCCCATCTCGGACCGGTTTATGGAAGACGGCTCGTTCCTGCGCTGCAAGAACATCACGCTGGGCTACACGCTGCCCAAGATCAAGGCAGTTTACAACGCCCGGGTTTACGTGAGCGCCAACAACGTATTCACGCTCACCAACTATTCCGGCTTTGATCCCGAAGTCAATACGTATGGTAACTCCAACACGCTGATCGGTATCGATAACCTGGTGTACCCAACGGCCAAATCACTGATAGCCGGCTTACAAGTCACGTTTTAA
- a CDS encoding LacI family DNA-binding transcriptional regulator, protein MKSEQVTIIDIARTLNLSKSTVSRALTNHPNVKEKTRKQVLDLAAQLDYQRNQLAISLLTNRTQTIGIIVPEFLSFFYPNVIIGAQAVLAEAHYNVVICHSNESYETEVANTKALLASRVDGLLVSHTKETRNFDHFSMFDRRGIPVVFFNRVVDSLNVSKVVVDDYVGAFQAVEHLIKTGKRRIAHLAGPDTLQNSRNRLNGYRDALQQYGITLDPGLVISYDLSLDKATIYVNHLLNLPEPPDALFTINDPTAIEAIKVIKSRGLTMPDDIAVVGFSDDPVSSLIEPGLTTVSQPVDAIGRQAAQLLIKQLVADDQRPPAETVVLPTRLLIRGTTLTGAAGDTRP, encoded by the coding sequence ATGAAAAGCGAACAGGTGACCATAATTGATATTGCCAGGACGTTGAACCTGTCGAAGTCCACAGTTTCCAGGGCGCTGACAAACCACCCGAATGTGAAGGAGAAAACGCGGAAGCAGGTGCTTGACCTGGCGGCTCAGCTTGACTATCAGCGAAACCAGCTGGCGATATCATTGCTCACGAACCGGACGCAGACGATTGGCATCATTGTCCCGGAATTCCTGAGCTTTTTTTACCCTAACGTAATCATTGGAGCGCAGGCCGTTTTGGCGGAGGCACACTATAACGTAGTGATCTGTCACTCGAACGAATCGTACGAAACGGAGGTGGCCAACACGAAAGCCCTACTGGCCAGCCGGGTTGATGGCTTGCTGGTGTCGCACACGAAGGAAACCCGCAATTTTGATCATTTTAGTATGTTTGACCGGCGGGGGATTCCGGTCGTCTTTTTCAACCGGGTGGTCGACAGTCTGAACGTATCGAAAGTCGTGGTGGATGATTACGTAGGCGCTTTTCAGGCCGTTGAGCACCTGATCAAAACGGGTAAACGACGTATCGCGCACCTGGCCGGTCCTGATACGTTGCAGAATAGCCGCAACCGCCTGAATGGCTACCGGGATGCCCTACAGCAGTACGGGATTACGCTCGATCCGGGGCTGGTTATCTCGTATGACCTGTCGCTCGACAAAGCTACTATTTACGTCAACCACCTGCTGAATCTGCCCGAGCCGCCCGACGCGCTTTTTACCATCAACGACCCAACGGCCATCGAAGCCATCAAGGTGATCAAAAGCCGGGGGCTGACCATGCCGGATGATATTGCCGTTGTAGGATTCAGCGACGATCCGGTTTCGTCGCTTATCGAGCCCGGTCTCACTACGGTGTCCCAACCCGTTGATGCGATTGGTCGGCAGGCCGCCCAGTTACTCATCAAACAGCTCGTTGCCGACGATCAACGCCCACCCGCCGAAACAGTCGTTCTGCCCACGCGTTTATTGATACGGGGTACTACACTAACTGGAGCGGCTGGCGACACGAGGCCGTAA
- a CDS encoding DUF1080 domain-containing protein, with product MKHHISSITSLTAVCLLFFLSSMRKPDEWTPLLDSNLSQWETYLSYAHKSDYNGKLPTDATGTPIPPIGYNKDDTHVFSVLKEAGKPVLRISGEKYGCLFTRQSYDNYHLTLDVKWGKQKYEPRQTKLRDSGILYHSTGEAGAEYWRSWMLSQEFQVMEGHMGDFWCQANSAIDIRSFQSEGIMNRVADEKQPFAPFKSGGDYYCMRSANYESPAGEWTKLELICFEGKSLHIVNGHVVMVLKDSRYTKPGGQDVPMRQGKIQLQSEAAEVFYRDIRIKPLTAMPNVYASLF from the coding sequence ATGAAACACCATATTTCTTCGATAACTAGTCTAACAGCAGTCTGCCTGCTATTTTTTCTCTCGTCGATGCGGAAACCCGACGAATGGACACCCCTGCTTGATTCGAACTTATCTCAGTGGGAAACCTACCTAAGCTACGCCCACAAGTCAGACTATAATGGAAAGTTACCAACGGATGCCACGGGCACTCCGATACCGCCTATCGGGTATAATAAAGATGATACCCACGTTTTTTCCGTGCTGAAAGAAGCGGGCAAACCCGTCTTGCGGATAAGTGGGGAGAAGTATGGCTGCCTGTTTACCAGACAGTCCTACGACAATTATCACCTGACTCTTGACGTAAAATGGGGCAAGCAGAAGTACGAACCCCGGCAAACTAAATTGCGGGATTCGGGTATCCTTTATCACTCCACCGGTGAGGCCGGCGCCGAATACTGGCGGTCGTGGATGCTCTCGCAGGAATTTCAGGTGATGGAAGGGCACATGGGCGATTTCTGGTGCCAGGCAAATTCGGCTATTGATATCCGCTCGTTTCAATCCGAGGGGATCATGAACCGGGTGGCGGACGAAAAACAACCCTTCGCGCCTTTTAAAAGCGGTGGGGATTACTATTGCATGCGGTCCGCCAATTACGAAAGCCCGGCGGGAGAGTGGACGAAGCTCGAACTGATTTGCTTCGAGGGGAAAAGCCTCCACATCGTCAACGGTCATGTAGTCATGGTATTAAAGGACTCTCGCTACACAAAGCCGGGTGGGCAGGATGTACCTATGAGACAGGGTAAAATCCAGCTACAAAGTGAAGCGGCCGAAGTCTTTTATCGGGACATCCGCATCAAACCATTAACTGCAATGCCCAACGTATACGCCAGTCTATTTTAA
- a CDS encoding helix-turn-helix domain-containing protein, which translates to MKRYVLHTPFNIYHFEATSWAHAVHTHTYFEIIFILKGDGLHNINGNTFSYAKGDVFLLGPDDFHSFIIHQATEFCFIRFNEAFHTHRAANQDNGWPPILDSLLATSSQSRGSIVLFEPEKRKLHALLTVLEEEYDHHQHTPHFASVRDNLLRSMLLILARNLLGQAPAQPVVTKSVEAILLYIRQHIYQPQKLSIDSLANAFHYAPAYISIFFKKQTGESIKHYIIRYKIKLIEARLVYSSLTLAQLADEFGYTDESHLCKQFKKYTGRTPISLRNQVAD; encoded by the coding sequence ATGAAACGATACGTCCTCCACACGCCGTTTAACATCTACCATTTTGAAGCGACGAGCTGGGCGCATGCCGTCCATACTCATACCTATTTTGAGATTATCTTTATTCTAAAGGGGGACGGTCTGCACAACATCAATGGCAATACGTTTTCTTATGCCAAGGGAGATGTATTTCTATTAGGTCCCGACGATTTCCATTCGTTTATCATTCATCAGGCAACCGAGTTCTGTTTTATCCGCTTCAACGAAGCCTTCCATACGCATCGGGCAGCAAACCAAGACAACGGGTGGCCGCCCATCCTCGACAGTTTATTAGCGACCTCTTCGCAGAGCCGGGGTTCCATCGTACTATTCGAACCGGAGAAGCGAAAACTGCACGCGTTGCTGACTGTACTGGAGGAAGAATATGACCATCATCAACACACTCCGCACTTCGCCAGCGTCCGGGATAACCTACTACGGAGTATGCTGCTGATACTGGCTCGGAACCTCTTGGGTCAGGCCCCAGCCCAACCCGTCGTCACCAAATCAGTCGAAGCGATTCTGCTATACATCCGTCAGCACATTTACCAACCACAAAAACTCAGTATCGACAGCCTGGCCAATGCGTTCCACTATGCGCCGGCTTATATCAGCATCTTCTTCAAGAAGCAGACGGGCGAATCGATCAAACACTACATTATCCGGTACAAGATCAAGCTTATCGAAGCCCGGTTAGTATACAGCTCGCTGACCCTGGCCCAGTTGGCCGACGAATTTGGCTACACGGATGAAAGTCACCTGTGCAAACAGTTTAAAAAGTACACGGGGAGAACGCCAATCTCGCTACGTAACCAGGTTGCTGACTAA
- a CDS encoding AI-2E family transporter has protein sequence MPALIQPTRFLIFLFLLFGGLYFARPVLVPLTISGLLATLLLPLSNRLERKGVNRALAASLCLFGLVLLVGVVLAVLTWQSANLSRDLAGIGQRVTELIDQTRQFISSRFGIAPEQQKAFMQKQSSGTGQLTLAVTSIMNSFLDVAVDAVLTVVYTFLLLYFRKHLKNFILRLVSQADQNKTHRIISQSSQVAQQYLTGMAMMIGMLWVLYGIGFSIVGVKQAIFLAILCGLLEMIPFIGNLSGSLLTILLSVAQGGDSRMVLGIVLVYGIVQFTQTYLIEPLVVGNEVNINPLFTILVIVIGETVWGIPGMILALPVLGIVKVICDHVESLKPYGFLIGQDKKENSGGFIDKVKNLFPKRS, from the coding sequence ATGCCAGCACTTATCCAGCCGACCCGTTTCCTCATTTTTCTCTTCTTGCTATTTGGTGGACTTTATTTCGCCCGCCCCGTACTGGTGCCGCTTACCATTAGTGGCCTGCTGGCGACGCTGCTTTTACCACTGAGCAACCGACTGGAGAGAAAGGGAGTAAACCGGGCACTGGCCGCTTCGCTATGTTTGTTCGGACTGGTCTTACTGGTGGGTGTGGTGCTCGCGGTACTGACCTGGCAGTCCGCTAACCTATCCCGCGATCTGGCAGGCATTGGCCAACGGGTAACGGAGTTGATTGATCAGACCCGCCAGTTTATCAGCAGCCGGTTTGGTATCGCCCCCGAACAGCAGAAAGCGTTCATGCAGAAGCAATCCTCCGGTACCGGGCAATTGACCTTGGCGGTTACCTCCATCATGAATTCGTTTCTGGACGTAGCCGTCGATGCGGTTCTCACGGTGGTGTACACCTTCCTGCTTCTCTATTTCCGGAAGCACCTGAAAAACTTCATTCTTCGGCTGGTTAGCCAGGCGGATCAGAACAAAACCCACCGAATCATTTCCCAGAGCAGCCAGGTCGCCCAGCAATACCTGACGGGCATGGCCATGATGATCGGGATGCTCTGGGTGCTGTACGGAATCGGTTTTTCGATTGTCGGGGTTAAACAAGCTATCTTTCTGGCGATTCTCTGTGGTCTACTGGAAATGATTCCGTTTATCGGTAATCTTTCTGGCTCGCTGCTGACGATCCTCCTCAGCGTAGCGCAGGGGGGCGATAGCCGGATGGTTTTAGGAATCGTATTGGTCTATGGTATCGTCCAGTTTACGCAGACCTATCTGATCGAACCGCTGGTCGTTGGCAATGAAGTCAATATTAATCCATTGTTCACTATTCTGGTCATTGTCATTGGCGAAACCGTCTGGGGTATTCCGGGAATGATTCTGGCTTTGCCAGTCCTGGGGATTGTTAAAGTCATCTGCGACCATGTCGAGTCGTTGAAGCCCTACGGTTTTCTGATCGGACAGGACAAAAAAGAGAACTCGGGTGGATTCATAGACAAGGTCAAGAACCTGTTCCCTAAGAGATCTTAA
- a CDS encoding DoxX family protein, translating to MKPLLVLLIVSILAGIGIYLIDDRVDVAFAGRIGLSAMLVFTAGGHFAFTKGMAAMIPDFIPFKTGMVYLTGVLELAGAIGIHIPALRDITGWCLIIFFVVLLPANINAAMRHIDYEKGTTDGNGPRYLWFRVPLQILFIVWTYGCTISLLAQIR from the coding sequence ATGAAGCCACTACTTGTTCTGCTGATTGTTTCTATTCTGGCGGGTATTGGAATTTACCTGATCGACGACCGGGTCGATGTGGCTTTTGCCGGACGTATTGGCCTGTCGGCGATGCTGGTCTTCACGGCGGGTGGACATTTTGCCTTTACCAAAGGCATGGCAGCCATGATTCCAGATTTTATTCCCTTTAAAACCGGGATGGTGTACCTAACCGGCGTTCTTGAACTGGCGGGAGCAATCGGCATCCACATTCCTGCTCTTCGCGACATCACGGGCTGGTGTCTGATCATCTTTTTCGTCGTCTTACTCCCCGCCAACATCAATGCCGCTATGCGGCATATCGACTACGAAAAAGGCACTACCGATGGCAATGGCCCCCGGTATCTGTGGTTCAGGGTACCTTTACAAATTTTGTTCATCGTCTGGACCTACGGCTGTACGATCAGCCTACTGGCTCAGATCAGATAA
- a CDS encoding gluconate:H+ symporter, giving the protein MPLILTLIGILTLIFLVVFVRLDTFISFVLVSIGIGLASGMTVPAVGKAIQTGIGGTLGDLVLIVGFGAMLGRLVAESGAARRINNVLVKLFGVKNIRWGLAVAGFIIGIPLFYNAGFIIVVPLVFTVAASLNLPLLSVAIPMLAALSVAHGYLPPHPSPSAVAGQLNASIGQTLLYGIIVAIPAIIIAGPIFGKTLVNIPASPNRDLFDIREVPDEHLPGTGISFFVALLPVILLTAFGPLKTSLPDTSALKPLVALLAEPYVGMLVSVLVAIYALGIQRGQTMKAVTKDLEDAIKAVSPILLVIAGAGALKQIIADSGTSQYIGSLLSGLSIPPLLLGWGIAAFIRVCVGSATIAGLTTVSIVLPLIQAQSVEPELMVLAIGSGSLMFSHVNDPGFWLFKEYFNLSISQTIRSWSIMETIVSIIGLIGVLLLDLVI; this is encoded by the coding sequence ATGCCCCTTATTCTGACGCTGATTGGGATTCTGACCCTTATTTTCCTGGTTGTCTTTGTTCGCCTGGATACATTTATCTCCTTCGTCCTGGTGTCTATTGGAATCGGGCTTGCGTCAGGCATGACGGTTCCGGCAGTAGGAAAAGCCATTCAAACGGGTATTGGCGGAACCCTCGGCGATCTGGTCTTAATTGTTGGTTTCGGGGCCATGCTGGGCCGATTGGTAGCCGAAAGCGGAGCTGCGCGACGTATCAACAACGTATTAGTGAAGCTGTTCGGGGTTAAAAATATTCGCTGGGGGCTAGCCGTAGCCGGATTCATCATTGGTATTCCACTGTTCTACAATGCTGGTTTTATCATTGTCGTGCCGCTGGTGTTCACCGTTGCGGCCTCACTGAATTTGCCTTTGCTTTCGGTTGCCATCCCAATGCTGGCTGCTTTGTCTGTGGCACATGGCTACCTGCCGCCACACCCATCACCGTCGGCCGTGGCTGGGCAACTAAACGCCAGTATCGGACAAACGCTGCTGTATGGCATCATCGTAGCGATACCAGCCATTATCATTGCCGGGCCAATATTCGGAAAAACGCTGGTGAATATTCCGGCTTCGCCCAACCGCGATCTGTTCGATATCCGGGAGGTGCCTGATGAGCATCTGCCCGGCACGGGCATCAGTTTTTTCGTCGCCTTGCTGCCAGTTATCCTGCTCACCGCCTTTGGTCCGCTCAAAACGAGCCTGCCCGATACGTCAGCGCTGAAACCACTGGTTGCTCTACTCGCCGAACCTTACGTCGGTATGCTGGTATCGGTGCTGGTGGCCATCTACGCCCTGGGTATTCAACGGGGGCAGACTATGAAAGCCGTTACGAAGGATCTGGAAGACGCCATTAAGGCCGTATCGCCCATTCTGCTGGTGATTGCCGGAGCCGGAGCGCTGAAGCAAATTATTGCCGACAGCGGGACCAGTCAGTACATCGGTAGTCTGTTGAGCGGGCTATCAATTCCACCATTATTGCTGGGCTGGGGGATTGCCGCCTTTATTCGGGTGTGTGTGGGTTCGGCAACCATTGCTGGCCTGACGACGGTAAGTATCGTGCTGCCTTTGATTCAGGCGCAATCCGTTGAGCCGGAATTAATGGTGCTAGCCATTGGGTCGGGCAGCCTGATGTTTTCGCACGTTAACGACCCCGGTTTCTGGCTGTTCAAGGAGTATTTTAACCTGAGTATTTCGCAGACCATCCGGTCGTGGTCAATCATGGAAACAATCGTATCGATTATCGGACTGATCGGTGTACTGCTCCTGGATTTGGTTATCTGA
- a CDS encoding McrC family protein, which translates to MMKRPELIAVLENGLIGSERAQANQLPGLVTVSDAVFQAIRQFVLETEGADELLTLFRQKGCDLIKVRNYVGLLLVTRDIQLEILPKVGTTGEGRASLLRMLRYLRHSPFKTLPNALTSDTRLPLWDVFVSTFLTTVEALVGQGIQQTYRLVEGNERYWKGKFQAGRQLRENAWHAERLAVRYDVLTADVPPNRVLKTTLLYLQNRTVVPALQQRIRQLLSLFDDVSPVDSVADALRESRRTNRLFARYELALRWAEALLGQRAYGVKTGSMDSLSLLFPMEQVFEDYVTHGIRTYWPEPDRVTVQESSAHLVDEHAGIPKFKLRPDILIRRAGRLLVLDAKWKRIDSREPGSSYGIDQADLYQLYAYGKKYGADDLFLIYPANEHFQKPIPSFGYDASTRLHIVSVDPRNRLADEVEKLVQQTLAK; encoded by the coding sequence ATGATGAAACGTCCTGAGCTGATTGCGGTGCTGGAAAACGGGCTGATTGGCAGTGAGCGTGCGCAGGCGAACCAGTTGCCGGGTCTGGTTACGGTATCGGATGCCGTATTTCAGGCTATTCGTCAGTTCGTGCTGGAAACAGAAGGGGCCGATGAGCTACTGACGCTGTTCCGGCAGAAAGGCTGCGATCTGATCAAGGTGCGTAATTACGTCGGCCTGCTGCTGGTGACGCGGGATATTCAACTCGAAATCCTGCCCAAAGTCGGCACGACGGGGGAGGGGCGGGCTAGTCTGCTGCGGATGCTACGGTACCTGCGCCATAGTCCATTCAAGACGCTTCCCAACGCCCTCACGAGCGATACCCGGCTGCCCCTTTGGGATGTATTCGTATCGACCTTTCTGACAACGGTCGAGGCACTGGTCGGGCAGGGGATCCAGCAGACGTACCGGCTGGTAGAGGGGAATGAACGTTACTGGAAAGGGAAGTTTCAGGCTGGCCGGCAGTTGCGCGAAAACGCCTGGCACGCCGAACGCCTGGCCGTACGGTATGATGTACTGACCGCCGACGTACCGCCGAACCGGGTGTTAAAAACAACCCTGCTCTATCTCCAGAACCGTACGGTCGTTCCGGCACTCCAGCAACGAATTCGCCAATTGCTGTCGCTATTTGATGACGTTTCGCCGGTCGACTCCGTCGCGGATGCCCTGCGGGAGAGTCGCCGGACCAACCGGCTGTTTGCCCGTTACGAACTCGCCCTGCGCTGGGCCGAAGCGCTACTCGGTCAGCGGGCCTATGGCGTGAAAACCGGCTCGATGGATAGTTTGTCGCTGCTCTTTCCAATGGAGCAGGTCTTTGAAGATTACGTCACCCACGGGATCCGAACGTACTGGCCCGAACCGGATCGGGTAACGGTGCAGGAATCGTCGGCGCATTTGGTGGACGAGCATGCTGGAATCCCTAAATTCAAACTGCGTCCTGACATTCTGATTCGCCGGGCCGGTCGATTGCTGGTGCTCGATGCTAAATGGAAACGAATCGATAGCCGGGAGCCGGGTAGTAGTTACGGTATCGACCAGGCCGACCTGTACCAGCTATACGCCTACGGCAAGAAGTACGGCGCTGATGATCTGTTCCTGATCTATCCCGCAAACGAGCACTTCCAGAAACCCATCCCCAGTTTCGGCTACGATGCCAGTACCCGCCTGCATATTGTGTCGGTCGATCCGCGAAATCGGCTGGCGGATGAAGTAGAAAAACTGGTGCAACAGACTTTAGCGAAGTAA